A genomic stretch from Juglans microcarpa x Juglans regia isolate MS1-56 chromosome 3S, Jm3101_v1.0, whole genome shotgun sequence includes:
- the LOC121258000 gene encoding probable inactive receptor kinase At4g23740: MCRKSEGLLFIFLTIFLFGTFFSHVATDPVEDKQALLDFLGNISHVHHLNWNESSSVCTSWTGVSCNKDHSRVIALRLPDAGLQGPIPPNTLSRLSTIQILSFRLNSISGPFPSDFSKLLNLTALYLQHNKFSGPLPSDFSFWKNLTIIDFSNNGFNGRIPSSISNLTHLFALSLANNSFSGEIPDLDIPSLQHLNLANNRLDGSVPKTLQRFPSSAFSGNNLTMENAFPVQPPNVQPSKKARKLSRQAILGIAIVGIVLVFVVIAVILMLCSSKREVSEVPTKRKKKEASLKKVVSERRDNDEKLVFFEGNNLAFDLEDLLRSSAEVLGKGSFGTTYKAALEDGNTVVVKRLKEVCVGKREFVLQMEVIGSIRHENVSELRAYYYSKDEQLVVYDYHHQGSVSAMLHGKRGEEGRTPLDWETRLRIAIGAATGIAHIHTQDGGNKLVHGNIKASNTFLNSRGYGCVSDVGLAALMSSMSPPMRAAGYRAPEVTDTRKASHASDVFSFGVLLLELLTGKSPVPNTGGQEVVHLVRWVNSVVREEWTAEVFDVELLRYPNIEEEMVEMLQIGLACVVRMPEERPKMQDVVKLMEEIRRVNTGKRPSAELEPEISTPSPIIAEIGSSSVMGSSLATP; the protein is encoded by the exons ATGTGCAGGAAATCTGAGGGCCTCTTGTTCATTTTCTTGACAATTTTCTTGTTTGGAACATTTTTCTCGCACGTTGCCACCGACCCAGTTGAGGATAAACAAGCATTGCTCGATTTCCTAGGGAATATCTCGCACGTGCACCATCTCAACTGGAATGAGAGCTCTTCGGTATGCACAAGCTGGACAGGAGTGTCCTGTAACAAAGATCACTCCAGAGTCATAGCGCTCAGATTGCCAGATGCTGGCTTACAAGGTCCAATTCCACCAAACACTCTCAGTCGCCTATCGACAATTCAGATTTTAAGCTTCAGATTGAATTCGATATCAGGTCCTTTTCCTTCTGATTTCTCCAAGCTCTTAAACTTGACTGCTCTTTATCTTCAACACAACAAGTTCTCCGGCCCATTGCCTTCAGATTTCTCATTTTGGAAGAATCTTACAATCATTGATTTCTCAAACAATGGCTTTAATGGGAGAATACcttcttcaatttcaaatttaactCACCTCTTTGCATTGAGTCTTGCTAACAACTCCTTTTCGGGTGAAATTCCTGATCTTGATATTCCTAGTTTGCAACACCTAAATCTAGCCAACAATAGGCTTGATGGAAGTGTGCCCAAAACCCTTCAAAGATTTCCAAGTTCTGCGTTCTCTGGTAACAATCTTACGATGGAAAATGCTTTTCCGGTTCAACCACCTAATGTTCAACCatcaaagaaagcaagaaaactTAGTAGACAAGCAATATTGGGAATAGCAATCGTCGGTATTGTTCTGGTGTTTGTGGTTATTGCCGTTATATTGATGTTGTGCTCCTCAAAAAGAGAGGTAAGTGAGGTTCCAACGAAGCGAAAAAAGAAGGAAGCCTCTTTAAAGAAAGTGGTTTCTGAGAGACGAGACAATGATGAGAAGCTTGTCTTCTTTGAAGGAAATAATCTTGCATTTGATTTGGAGGACTTGTTGAGGTCATCTGCTGAGGTGCTTGGCAAGGGATCATTTGGAACAACATATAAGGCGGCTCTGGAGGATGGGAATACTGTCGTGGTGAAGAGGCTTAAAGAAGTATGTGTGGGAAAACGTGAGTTTGTGCTTCAAATGGAGGTGATTGGTAGTATTAGGCACGAAAATGTCAGCGAGCTTAGGGCATATTACTATTCGAAGGATGAGCAGCTTGTGGTGTATGATTACCATCATCAAGGAAGTGTGTCTGCAATGTTACATG GAAAAAGAGGAGAGGAGGGCCGGACTCCATTAGACTGGGAGACTCGGCTAAGAATTGCTATAGGTGCAGCAACAGGCATTGCTCATATCCACACACAAGATGGTGGGAACAAACTTGTCCATGGAAATATAAAAGCCTCCAACACTTTTCTCAACTCCCGAGGTTATGGTTGTGTGTCTGATGTTGGTTTAGCAGCATTGATGAGCTCAATGTCCCCACCAATGAGGGCTGCAGGATATCGAGCTCCTGAAGTAACAGACACCCGGAAAGCATCCCATGCATCTGATGTCTTCAGTTTTGGTGTGTTGTTGCTTGAGCTTCTTACTGGAAAGTCACCTGTACCCAACACAGGTGGTCAAGAGGTCGTTCACTTAGTCAGGTGGGTGAATTCTGTGGTTAGGGAGGAATGGACAGCAGAAGTGTTTGATGTAGAACTCTTGAGGTATCCCAATATAGAGGAGGAAATGGTAGAGATGTTACAAATAGGGTTGGCTTGTGTTGTGAGAATGCCAGAAGAGCGACCAAAAATGCAGGATGTAGTGAAATTGATGGAAGAAATTCGCCGAGTGAATACAGGTAAGCGGCCATCAGCTGAGCTAGAGCCAGAAATATCAACCCCATCGCCAATTATAGCTGAGATTGGATCCTCCTCTGTCATGGGATCCTCATTGGCTACACCATGA
- the LOC121258004 gene encoding myosin IB heavy chain, producing the protein MERIRSQRRVQIDESQLPKYQDDGEEEEKTGMRLRSSDSSRTENQEPFMGVKVRRKASLHRDYRGDYIDVASHPYLIKLLQKQGDKQVMFADKVLKFTSSGKMKRRILLVTDFAIYVLDPETDALKRRIALAAVDKMCLSELSDNFFAIIIPTEYDLLMASTRKTEIVTVLIEATKSASDYELEVVFSNRFEYHAAAELVKEVQFEEVEGGVKTSIVRK; encoded by the exons ATGGAACGGATCAGATCGCAGAGGCGGGTCCAAATCGACGAATCCCAGCTCCCAAAATATCAGGATGACGgcgaggaagaagagaaaactgGAATGCGATTAAGATCGTCTGATAGCAGTAGGACGGAAAATCAAGAGCCGTTCATGGGCGTCAAGGTCCGCAGAAAAGCTTCTCTTCACAGGGACTACAGGGGCGACTACATCGATGTCGCCTCTCATCCCTACTTGATCAAACTTTTGCAGAAACAAG GTGACAAGCAAGTTATGTTTGCCgataaagttttgaagttcaCTAGTTCTGGGAAGATGAAACGACGTATCTTATTAGTTACCGACTTTGCCATTTATGTTCTTGACCCGGAGACTGATGCACTTAAACGAAGGATTGCCCTGGCAGCCGTAGATAAGATGTGTTTAAGTGAGCTAAGTGATAATTTCTTTGCAATAATCATTCCCACGGAGTACGATTTACTCATGGCCAGTACTCGGAAGACTGAAATTGTTACTGTGTTAATTGAAGCTACTAAGAGTGCGTCTGACTATGAACTGGAGGTGGTCTTCTCGAATAG GTTTGAGTATCATGCAGCTGCCGAATTGGTGAAGGAAGTACAATTTGAGGAAGTTGAAG GGGGTGTAAAAACAAGTATTGTGAGAAAGTGA